A single region of the Nicotiana sylvestris chromosome 6, ASM39365v2, whole genome shotgun sequence genome encodes:
- the LOC138871406 gene encoding uncharacterized protein, which yields MTTTSKNIVAELNKGLKLNGDNYETWSLKVQYVLEEQEALEAINNVMNEHEEGNTAQHRHKREAYDSWKKKNSIARIKLLSTLDDDILREFKDHQRAMDLWNALRKRFGTCSTARNAQNIQ from the coding sequence atgACTACTACTTCGAAAAATATTGTTGCTGAGCTCAACAAAGGGTTGAAACTCAATGGTGACAATTATGAAACCTGGAGCTTGAAAGTCCAGTATGTGCTAGAGGAGCAAGAGGCTCTGGAGGCCATCAACAATGTCATGAATGAGCATGAGGAAGGTAATACTGCTCAGCATAGGCATAAGCGTGAAGCCTATGACAGTTGGAAGAAAAAGAACTCCATTGCTCGCATTAAGTTGTTAAGCACCTTAGATGATGACATTCTAAGGGAGTTTAAGGATCACCAAAGAGCTATGGATCTTTGGAATGCTTTGAGGAAAAGGTTTGGTACCTGTTCCACTGCAAGAAATGCCCAGAACATTCAATGA
- the LOC138871407 gene encoding uncharacterized protein produces MLRACVIDFGGLWDQFLSLAEFAYNNNYQSSIQMAPYEALYGRQCRFPVGWFEPGEARILGTDLVQDALDKVKVIQEKLHTTKSRQKSYADRKVPDMSYMVGEKVLLKVSPMKGVMRFEKKGKLSPRFIGLLSYISSYRVDWFGLGVVLSVRRHLVS; encoded by the exons ATGTTGCGCgcatgtgtcattgattttggtggtttgtgggatcagtttctatctctcgcggagtttgcatataataacaattatcagtcgagcattcagatggctccatatgaggctttatatgggagacaatGTAGatttccagttggttggtttgagcctggaGAGGCTAGgattttgggtacagacttggtgcaagatgctttagacaaggtgaaagtgattcaggagaagCTTCATACAACgaagtcgagacaaaagagttatgctgacaggaaggttcctgatatgtcctacatggttggggagaaggttctattgaaggtttcacccatgaagggtgttatgagatttgagaagaagggtaaattgagcccACGGTTCATTGggcttttgag ctacatTTCATCGTATCGTGTTGATTGGTTCGGGCTTGGAGTAGTTTTGAGTGTtaggagacacttagtctcttaa